One Fusobacterium ulcerans DNA segment encodes these proteins:
- a CDS encoding C39 family peptidase — translation MTTNKIRNFQLFKQQKSDDCWIASCKMTIDYLNNTNYNYANLLKKAGTISTGKQGGYDGILELLHLAAPTLSYQGEIVIDKTIDDFKNLIIKNIDNNRPVIVGLPGHAVVIIGYDSVSRVFITADPYTGKENQIKYGSVITDICYSLK, via the coding sequence ATGACAACAAACAAAATAAGAAATTTTCAATTATTTAAACAACAAAAAAGTGATGACTGCTGGATTGCAAGCTGTAAAATGACAATAGACTACTTGAATAATACTAACTATAATTATGCTAATTTACTAAAAAAAGCTGGAACAATTTCTACAGGAAAGCAAGGAGGATATGATGGAATTTTAGAATTGTTGCATTTGGCAGCTCCCACTTTAAGTTATCAAGGAGAGATAGTAATAGATAAAACTATCGATGATTTTAAGAATCTAATAATAAAAAATATTGATAATAACCGTCCTGTAATAGTAGGACTTCCTGGGCATGCAGTGGTAATTATTGGGTATGATTCTGTAAGTAGGGTATTTATTACAGCTGATCCTTATACAGGAAAAGAAAATCAGATTAAATATGGTTCTGTTATTACAGATATCTGTTATTCTTTGAAGTAA
- a CDS encoding HU family DNA-binding protein, with the protein MNKREFAKTYRKISSEDMTIETVLTDVDIFLETLREALQIEGKVKFVKRGTFEVISRKPRVISNPATRERMTVYPKKIVKFRASKKIK; encoded by the coding sequence ATGAATAAAAGAGAGTTTGCAAAAACCTATAGAAAAATAAGTTCAGAAGATATGACAATAGAAACTGTATTAACAGATGTAGATATTTTTCTTGAAACGCTAAGAGAGGCTCTGCAAATAGAAGGAAAAGTAAAGTTTGTGAAAAGAGGAACTTTTGAAGTGATTTCAAGAAAACCAAGGGTGATATCTAATCCAGCAACAAGAGAAAGAATGACAGTATATCCAAAGAAAATAGTGAAATTCAGAGCATCTAAAAAAATAAAATAG
- a CDS encoding HU family DNA-binding protein encodes MTEGKFIRFYKKRNKCRSHKEVKEKIDLFWDALLKALEEDKKVVFKDWGVFEKREIKSRKIKVPTLEGARYTKPKEVIKFRAGKGLIKMAEGDADE; translated from the coding sequence ATGACAGAAGGAAAGTTTATAAGATTCTATAAAAAAAGAAATAAATGCAGAAGTCATAAAGAAGTAAAAGAAAAGATAGACTTGTTTTGGGATGCATTGCTGAAAGCACTGGAAGAAGATAAAAAAGTAGTATTCAAAGACTGGGGAGTATTTGAAAAAAGAGAAATAAAATCAAGAAAAATAAAAGTACCAACGTTGGAAGGGGCAAGATATACCAAACCAAAAGAAGTAATAAAATTCAGAGCAGGAAAAGGGCTTATAAAAATGGCTGAAGGTGATGCTGATGAATAA